A stretch of Anaeromyxobacter dehalogenans 2CP-1 DNA encodes these proteins:
- a CDS encoding MarC family protein yields MKPLLDFGLLVFVSMFTMMGPVGVLPPFVSMTSGLSGPEARRVARRATITALCVLLVFALGGQLVFRFFNISVNSLRVVGGIILLLVGYEMLQARPSRTKHDEPDAEGYAEDIAITPLGIPVIAGPGAITTVIILMSEAHDLARKAVLLTVLLGLHVLTYAMLVSAKPLLAFLGPSGNKVLVRIMGLIVMVIAVEFFFAGLKPIVRDMLGR; encoded by the coding sequence ATGAAGCCCCTGCTCGACTTCGGCCTGCTCGTCTTCGTGTCGATGTTCACCATGATGGGCCCGGTGGGCGTGCTCCCGCCGTTCGTGTCGATGACGTCCGGGCTGTCCGGGCCCGAGGCGCGGCGGGTCGCCCGGCGGGCGACGATCACGGCGCTGTGCGTGCTGCTCGTGTTCGCGCTGGGCGGGCAGCTCGTCTTCCGGTTCTTCAACATCTCGGTCAACAGCCTGCGGGTGGTAGGCGGGATCATCCTGCTGCTGGTCGGCTACGAGATGCTCCAGGCGCGCCCGTCGCGGACCAAGCACGACGAGCCCGACGCGGAGGGCTACGCCGAGGACATCGCCATCACGCCGCTCGGGATCCCGGTGATCGCCGGGCCGGGCGCCATCACCACGGTGATCATCCTGATGAGCGAGGCGCACGACCTCGCGCGCAAGGCGGTGCTGCTCACGGTGCTGCTCGGGCTGCACGTGCTCACCTACGCGATGCTGGTCTCCGCGAAGCCCCTGCTCGCCTTCCTCGGCCCCAGCGGGAACAAGGTGCTGGTCCGGATCATGGGCCTCATCGTGATGGTGATCGCCGTCGAGTTCTTCTTCGCCGGCCTGAAGCCCATCGTCCGCGACATGCTCGGCCGCTGA
- a CDS encoding DUF3536 domain-containing protein, whose translation MSRRLLCLHGHFYQPPRENPWIEAIEVQDSADPFHDWNERIAVECYAPNGAARLKDGRGRILDIVDSYLHLSFNFGPTLLAWLERHRPDAYARVLDADARSLELRGHGNALAQGYNHAILPLASPRDRLTQIRWGLADFRRRFHREPEGFWLPETAADAATLEALAGEGLRYTILSPYQAVRIRAPGGEWVDATGARFDPTRPYRVRAGARELTVFFYDGHIARDLAFGDALGSAAALLDRLQAGFDPGREHDELLTVAVDGETLGHHKKGADEVLAGALRELARRPGVELVNLGQALDWIPVEWEAEIAEGSSWSCAHGVERWRSDCGCSAGGAEGWTQAWRAPLRNALDGLRGQLDAVYEREAAGLLPDPWRTRDRYAEVLVDPERRDAPDFVRREAGRALSAEESVRALQLLEMQRQGQLMFTSCGWFFSELSGIETVQVLRYAARAVQLAREVAGVDLQPGLERALAAAPSNDPALANGREVFRRLVEPSVVSLEGVGAHLAIAASVRPVPDAGWVFCYAYRVEGRRAAAAGPVAVALCRLQLESALTRETLDAVACVLHFGAADFRCGLAPYRGPEQLAELEEALLARSPAQSLAQLLRSVDRFFPGRDYGLRDLFLDERRRVAGTLLEGTLRRYEDGYREIFEDNRRLMEFLREIDSPVPGPLRVTADVTLTARVLRVTGAARRGEVDLAAAEVELGATVELARRLGAHLHIDAVRRDVEQLVEDRVAALVAGQAPAARAAELAGILSLAERLGLRLDLWNAQNRVWAWAGSAMVTLDREATAELARRLWFDEAMLLARAGFATPA comes from the coding sequence ATGTCCCGCCGCCTGCTCTGCCTCCACGGGCACTTCTACCAGCCGCCGCGCGAGAACCCCTGGATCGAGGCCATCGAGGTGCAGGACTCGGCCGACCCGTTCCACGACTGGAACGAGCGGATCGCGGTGGAGTGCTACGCGCCGAACGGCGCCGCGCGCCTGAAGGACGGGCGCGGGCGGATCCTCGACATCGTCGACAGCTACCTCCACCTCTCGTTCAACTTCGGCCCCACGCTGCTCGCCTGGCTGGAGCGCCACCGGCCCGACGCCTACGCGCGCGTCCTCGACGCCGACGCGCGCAGCCTGGAGCTGCGCGGCCACGGCAACGCGCTCGCACAGGGCTACAACCACGCCATCCTGCCGCTCGCCTCGCCCCGCGACCGGCTCACGCAGATCCGCTGGGGCCTGGCCGACTTCCGGCGCCGGTTCCACCGCGAGCCGGAGGGCTTCTGGCTGCCCGAGACCGCCGCCGACGCGGCGACGCTGGAGGCGCTGGCGGGCGAGGGCCTCCGGTACACCATCCTCTCGCCGTACCAGGCGGTGCGGATCCGGGCGCCCGGCGGCGAGTGGGTCGACGCCACCGGCGCGCGCTTCGACCCGACGCGGCCGTACCGCGTGCGCGCCGGCGCCCGCGAGCTCACCGTGTTCTTCTACGACGGCCACATCGCGCGCGACCTGGCGTTCGGGGACGCGCTCGGCTCCGCCGCGGCGCTCCTCGACCGGCTGCAGGCCGGGTTCGACCCGGGGCGCGAGCACGACGAGCTGCTCACGGTGGCGGTGGACGGCGAGACGCTCGGCCACCACAAGAAGGGCGCCGACGAGGTGCTGGCCGGGGCGCTGCGCGAGCTGGCGCGTCGGCCGGGCGTGGAGCTGGTGAACCTGGGCCAGGCGCTGGACTGGATCCCGGTGGAGTGGGAGGCGGAGATCGCCGAGGGATCGTCCTGGAGCTGCGCGCACGGGGTGGAGCGCTGGCGCTCGGACTGCGGGTGCAGCGCGGGCGGCGCGGAGGGCTGGACGCAGGCCTGGCGCGCGCCGCTGCGGAACGCGCTGGACGGGCTGCGCGGGCAGCTCGACGCCGTCTACGAGCGCGAGGCGGCGGGGCTGCTGCCGGACCCGTGGCGGACGCGCGACCGCTACGCCGAGGTGCTGGTGGACCCGGAGCGCCGGGACGCCCCGGACTTCGTTCGGCGCGAGGCGGGGCGGGCGCTCTCGGCGGAGGAGTCGGTCCGCGCGCTCCAGCTGCTGGAGATGCAGCGGCAGGGGCAGCTCATGTTCACGAGCTGCGGCTGGTTCTTCTCCGAGCTGTCGGGGATCGAGACGGTGCAGGTGCTCCGGTACGCGGCGCGCGCGGTGCAGCTCGCCCGCGAGGTCGCCGGCGTGGACCTGCAGCCCGGGCTGGAGCGCGCGCTCGCGGCCGCGCCCTCGAACGACCCGGCGCTGGCGAACGGGCGCGAGGTGTTCCGGCGGCTGGTGGAGCCGAGCGTGGTGTCGCTGGAGGGCGTGGGCGCCCACCTCGCGATCGCCGCGTCGGTGCGGCCGGTGCCGGACGCGGGCTGGGTGTTCTGCTACGCGTACCGGGTCGAGGGGCGGCGGGCCGCGGCGGCCGGCCCGGTCGCGGTGGCGCTGTGCCGGCTGCAGCTCGAGAGCGCGCTCACCCGCGAGACCCTCGACGCCGTCGCCTGCGTGCTCCACTTCGGCGCGGCCGACTTCCGCTGCGGGCTGGCGCCGTACCGCGGGCCGGAGCAGCTCGCCGAGCTGGAGGAGGCGCTGCTGGCCCGGTCGCCGGCGCAGTCGCTGGCGCAGCTGCTGCGTTCGGTGGACCGCTTCTTCCCCGGGCGCGACTACGGCCTGCGCGACCTGTTCCTGGACGAGCGCCGCCGCGTGGCGGGCACGCTGCTGGAAGGGACGCTGCGCCGGTACGAGGACGGCTACCGCGAGATCTTCGAGGACAACCGGCGCCTGATGGAGTTCCTGCGCGAGATCGACTCGCCGGTCCCCGGGCCGCTGCGGGTCACCGCCGACGTGACGCTGACCGCCCGCGTGCTCCGCGTCACCGGCGCGGCGCGGAGGGGGGAGGTGGACCTCGCCGCCGCCGAGGTGGAGCTGGGGGCCACCGTGGAGCTCGCCCGCCGGCTGGGGGCGCACCTGCACATCGACGCCGTCCGGCGCGACGTGGAGCAGCTCGTGGAGGACCGGGTGGCGGCGCTGGTGGCGGGGCAGGCGCCGGCGGCGCGGGCGGCGGAGCTCGCCGGGATCCTGAGCCTGGCCGAGCGGCTGGGCCTGCGGCTCGACCTGTGGAACGCGCAGAACCGGGTCTGGGCCTGGGCCGGCTCGGCCATGGTCACCCTGGACCGGGAGGCGACCGCGGAGCTGGCCCGGAGGCTCTGGTTCGACGAGGCGATGCTGCTGGCGCGCGCCGGGTTCGCGACGCCCGCCTGA